From a single Anaerolineaceae bacterium oral taxon 439 genomic region:
- a CDS encoding radical SAM mobile pair protein B has translation MAGVIIREIQVKSVVTKSNLPVSDYSVNPYTGCTHACKYCYACFMKRFTGHAEPWGEFLDVKFWPEISKPEKYAGKELFFGSVTDPYLPQEETYRRTRSLLEQLQGVDIKLSIQTKSDLVLRDMDLIRTFPNARVGFSINTLDENFKDDMEQGVSIKRRIAAMKKLHDAGIRATCFISPIFPGITDCEAIIDRVKDQCNLVWLENLNLRGSYKPVILDYIRKRHSELSPLYEEIYNHGSRLYWETLNAALREYAKKNRLEYVRNDDSMQKSFDAPPTLVNFFYHEEIRKSAKKRNGRYP, from the coding sequence ATGGCGGGAGTGATCATCCGGGAAATCCAGGTAAAAAGCGTCGTCACAAAATCAAATCTTCCGGTCAGCGATTATTCTGTCAACCCTTATACAGGCTGTACCCACGCCTGTAAGTATTGCTATGCCTGTTTCATGAAGCGGTTTACCGGTCATGCGGAACCGTGGGGCGAATTTCTGGACGTGAAGTTCTGGCCAGAGATCAGCAAACCGGAAAAGTACGCAGGCAAAGAACTATTCTTCGGCTCCGTCACCGATCCATACCTGCCGCAGGAGGAGACGTACCGGCGCACTCGGTCCCTGCTGGAACAGCTGCAGGGCGTCGACATAAAGCTGAGTATCCAGACCAAGTCCGACCTGGTGCTGCGCGATATGGACCTGATCAGGACGTTTCCGAACGCACGGGTGGGCTTTTCCATTAACACGCTGGATGAGAACTTTAAGGACGATATGGAGCAGGGAGTCAGTATCAAGCGGAGAATCGCGGCGATGAAAAAACTTCACGACGCGGGGATCCGCGCCACCTGCTTCATTTCGCCAATTTTCCCGGGGATCACCGACTGCGAGGCGATTATCGACCGCGTCAAAGACCAGTGCAACCTGGTTTGGCTGGAAAACCTGAACCTGCGCGGAAGCTACAAGCCCGTAATTTTGGACTATATCCGGAAGCGTCATTCAGAACTGAGTCCTCTATATGAAGAAATCTACAATCATGGAAGTCGTCTGTATTGGGAAACGCTCAACGCCGCACTCCGCGAATACGCAAAAAAGAACCGTCTGGAATATGTTCGGAATGACGATTCCATGCAGAAATCCTTTGACGCGCCGCCGACCCTTGTCAACTTCTTCTATCATGAGGAAATCAGGAAGTCCGCAAAGAAAAGAAATGGGCGATATCCCTGA
- a CDS encoding transcriptional regulator, translated as MKHSQKAPTMKDVSIAAQVSLGTVSKVINGIPVGEAYRRKVVEAIDRLGYQVNNYARGMRTNRTYSVAFLVPNIVSPFFAALANQLNRVLLKRNYRMLLCCTDYNGASEQGYIRMAQQHKVDGIIGLTYNPDLVIDGQTPFVSIDRMIHPGISVVASDNFAGGELAARKLSELGCKRVAFLRVGSSLRNEPNKRKAGFENECREIGLPFEMKILTDGESYEAFRAFLAERIAGGKLGIDGIFCVTDRLAYIIIGMLREMGLRVPEDVQVIGYDGARRFGNLAYECSTIVQPVNEMAEMCVDLLLDRRHTERPSLVCLPVTYAYGGTTREKIGEDHGEIGKLVDVS; from the coding sequence ATGAAGCATTCGCAAAAAGCGCCGACGATGAAGGACGTGTCGATTGCGGCGCAGGTCTCTTTAGGGACGGTTTCAAAGGTTATTAACGGTATTCCAGTCGGCGAAGCCTATCGGAGAAAGGTGGTGGAGGCGATCGACAGGTTAGGCTACCAGGTTAATAACTATGCGCGTGGGATGCGGACGAATCGGACGTATTCCGTCGCGTTTCTGGTTCCAAATATCGTTTCTCCGTTTTTCGCTGCGCTGGCGAATCAGCTGAACCGCGTCCTGTTGAAACGGAACTACCGGATGCTGCTCTGCTGTACAGATTACAATGGCGCGTCAGAACAGGGATACATTCGAATGGCTCAGCAGCACAAAGTCGATGGAATTATCGGGCTGACGTATAACCCGGATCTGGTGATTGACGGGCAAACGCCTTTTGTATCCATCGACCGCATGATTCATCCGGGGATTTCTGTCGTCGCCAGCGATAATTTCGCCGGAGGCGAGCTGGCGGCCCGGAAGCTGTCTGAGCTGGGGTGTAAACGGGTTGCTTTTCTTCGGGTTGGTTCCAGCCTGCGAAATGAACCGAATAAACGGAAAGCTGGGTTCGAAAATGAGTGCAGAGAAATCGGGTTGCCTTTTGAAATGAAGATATTGACCGACGGCGAATCCTATGAAGCGTTCCGCGCTTTTCTGGCGGAACGGATCGCAGGCGGAAAGCTGGGGATTGACGGGATTTTTTGTGTAACCGATCGTTTAGCTTATATAATTATCGGAATGCTGAGAGAAATGGGGCTGCGGGTTCCCGAAGACGTTCAGGTCATCGGGTATGATGGCGCAAGGCGATTCGGTAATCTGGCGTATGAATGTTCGACGATCGTTCAGCCCGTCAATGAGATGGCGGAGATGTGCGTGGATTTGCTTCTGGATCGGCGGCACACTGAACGTCCTTCCTTAGTCTGTCTTCCTGTGACGTACGCTTATGGCGGGACGACGCGGGAAAAAATCGGTGAAGATCATGGAGAGATTGGAAAATTGGTGGACGTATCATAA